In Vibrio pomeroyi, the genomic window ACTCTACTTTCTGTATCGAACTTCAGTTTAGCGATCACCGCGTTACTTATGCTACTCAGCATTATTGTTGCTTATCCTATGGCCGACCACTTCTCACTGCCGATTCAAATCGTCGCTCACATCAGCACAATCTTGGTCGCTGCATTATTGAAAATCAGTTATGTCGGTCGCTGTCTTGCACAGTACAACCTTGGCTTAGAAGTCCGCTAGACGATATCAAGGCTACTGAAAAGATCATACAACTGGTGGGATTTATAAGGTTTGGGCAAGTAAGCGTTCATGCCCGCTTCAAAACAATCTTTGATGTCTTCTTCTAATACACTGGCGGTTAAGGCGATGATCGGCAGTGGTGTGGCTTCTTGTTCACATTCCCACTGTCGAATAGCTCGAGTCGCGGTGATGCCATCCATCACAGGCATCATACAATCCATTAAGATGGCATCAAATTGGGCACCTTGAGTGATCACGTCCACCGCTTCTTGCCCGTTACTGGCAATCAAATACTCATAACCCGCTTGTTCAAGGAAAAAGCTCGCTATTTTCTGGTTCATCAGATTGTCTTCAACAATCAAAATACGTCGATTCAGCGAACGAACCTCTTCATCCTTTGCTTCCACCTGCGGTGTTGGCTCTTCGCCGACATCCAGTGATTGCAAGCTATTGAAGAATCGTCGGCCCAAAAATGGCAAGGTATGAGTCGAGTGAACCGTCTCAGTGATTAGGTTGGTTTTAAATAGATGATGCTGACACACAATCACGCGAGAAAGTGGATATACGGCCTTAAGTGCCGCCAAATCCTTCTCCATAGAATGATGCAGCGTATGGCAATACAGTATGAAGTCGCTCTCTTTGAGGTTGTCATCGAGATCCGAAATCGATGAAACGACATTAGGACGAACATTCAAGCGTTCACACTCTTTCACCAATTGATCTAGGTAATTGAAAGAGTTCGAGACAACCGTCACGGAGCTCAAGTTCTCGAAGCTTTGAACCTGAGACTCAACAATGTCGACATACAAACAAAAAGTGAACGTCGAGCCCTCTCCTTTCACTGAGCGCGCAGTAATATAGCCACCCATCAAATCAACAAGCTGTCGACAAATCGCAAGCCCAAGTCCTGTACCACCAAATTGGCGCGTGATGCTGCCATCTTCTTGTGTAAAAGGTTCAAAAATGGATTCTAACTTCTCTGGCTCAATGCCTATCCCAGAATCCGACACACTGCATTCAAGCTTCCCTCTTCCCAAAGACATCGGCGTATAAGCAATGTCCGTCGTGATCGTCCCTTTAGACGTAAACTTGATGGCGTTAGACAACAGGTTCGTGAGCACCTGCCTAACTCGGTACTCATCAAAGAACAGTTGTGGCGGGGTGTGGGAGTCGATGTTGATGTCGAGTTCGATGTCTTTGCTGATCGCTTTAGATAAAATCACACTCACCGAGTCATACACGGCTTCCCGCAAGTCGGCATTGTGAGGCGACAACATCAAATTGCCAGACTCGATTTTAGACAGGTCTAGAATGTCATTCAGTAGTACTAACAACGAATGAGAAGACGATTCAATATCCCCTAGCACTTCTTGTTGGTTGGCACTTAGCTGGCTCTGAGACAAGATCTCCGCCATGCCGATAATCCCATTGAGCGGCGTACGAATTTCATGAGACATATTGGCAAGAAAGGCGCTTTTCGCTTTATTCGCTGAAATAGCATCCTCTTTGGCTTTTATTAACTCTTTGTTGTGATGATAGTTACGCTCCATCACACGGTTCAGAGCTTCAGTAAATTCAGCAAGCTCATCGTTCCCTTGAATATGAATCACCTTGGGTTTGCCATAGCTATCTGCACACTCTGTTACCCCTTTAAGAATTAACGATAGGTTACGATTTAAACGCAGAGAGGTGGCGATACCGAGCCACAACAAAACACCTGAAGCAGCCAGAATCAGCAGTGTCATTACCAAGGTTTGTCTTTTTTGTAGCGCGATGTTCTTTGTTAGATCGAACTGCAACTGCTTGGTATAAGCGCCAATCGCTTTTGAAATCGCTCGTTTTTTGAGTTCCAAGCCTTTGAGGTGGTCATAGATTTCAGGTGACGAGAAGTCCCCTTCGAGGATTCGTGATGTGAAGCTGTTTTGAAGTTCATCTTTGGAGAAAGCGTTTAGCAGTTCTCTAATTTCCGGGGAGCGAGTGCCCGATCGAAAAAACGAATCTAACAACTGTTGTTGCCTTTCCAAAGCGCCAACATAACTCAGTAGATATTGATTTTTTAGCTCTGGAGTACGGTACAGGCTGTAGCTTAACCACGCTTCTCTCTGAGTCCAGAATACATAGTTAGTGAGATGGACGAACACCGCATCAGCTTGACCAATATCCTCATCGACTAAGATCATTTGATATTCAGACAACTCCATCAATACATCTTTTAGCAAGTCGAATGCACGTTCAGTCAATTGTGTGTTGTTTGTGGCTTCTGTCTCTTGAGCAAGCCTCATCAACACGCTTTTAAGCTCAACCAACTGCGGTTCAACGCTCCAGTTGCTGTCGAACTGTTGAAGTCGAGCCTCATATTGAGTAAGCCTGTCCATTTCTGATTGCAGCTTTAATAGCAACTGACCTTTCTCAGGGGAGTCATTAGACAGAACCAGCCATCGATAAGCACTACTTGAAATGGTATTAAAAGATTGAAGCGCTTCGACCTTAATACGCGTTGTTTCAAGGTGATTCATCTTCTTATCGTTCTTTAGAACTTCGTTAACTGTAAATCCAAACATAATGAACACAGAAACGGTGGAAAGAAAAATAAGACGCCATCTAATTGACATATTTATCATTTTTATAACTACTCCCTTCCCGAAAGTAATTTACCTAGCCTAAGTTAAGAATAGGACATTAACAGAGGTTATTGATCAAATTGGATATGAACAAACGATACTCCGAGTCCAGAATGGACATTTAAAATGAACAGGCATCGATATCAGTGCGGTCAAAGTAGAAAGGTTTACCGAGTTATTATCACTCGCATAACAAGTAAAAGAGAAAGAGGTTCAACGCCGTGAGGTAGCGAATAACCGCCCTACAAACCAACAAAGTCGAAAATTAGGTTAAATTTGTGAGATCCAATCGTTTGCGTCTTGCTGTTTTTCCACTCAACCTCGGCTTATTCGAAAGTCGAACAGTAAAACCCATTGAACAGCTTATCTATTGTTTACCAATTCCGTGTAACTTGGGTTAACGATCACACCTTGAATGATAGGTATGACTTTTATTACATATCATATTTTGATTTGAGTATTTTTTGGCGAAAATTAAGTGCTACAGATTGTTAAAGTCAATAGTCTTTCTTAATACTGAAATCTTGATTTATGGCTATAATCACGCCAACTTGCAGATAATTTATCTACATTTATTTTTCCTAGCAGAATAACCAGTCGTACCTTACAATCCTGCCACATAAAAATTACAAGTTACACACAACGCATTCAAGCAGAATTAAGTGGCATTAAAGACCACCGCTTGATAGCTCAACCCCCTATGCTGATTGGCTTCCCTACAACCGCCATGACTGCAGAAACTTAACGTGAAAGGTCCCGAGTAAAGATGAGTCCCGAAAAGCACCTCCTAGACTGGCAAACTAGTCAAACTATTGCTGAATCCATCGCTCCAACTTTAGGTCAGTTATACCGCCAAAAAGGCGTAGAAGTTATCCTCTTCGGTAAGACCTTAGTTAACGCAACTACTATCGACATCATCAAAGCTCACCGCATCGCAAAACGTTACACTGGCTCACCGCTAACCGCAGAACAAACTCAACCAATTATCCAGCATCTACTATCAATGCGCTTGTCTCCATGTCGCGTTGATGTTGGTCGTCTAGCCGCTCAGTACTGGGAAAACCACGAAGACCTTAGCGCGATGGATGATTTCCTTCAAACGGCTCTAATGGGTTCGCTTGAAG contains:
- a CDS encoding hybrid sensor histidine kinase/response regulator — encoded protein: MFGFTVNEVLKNDKKMNHLETTRIKVEALQSFNTISSSAYRWLVLSNDSPEKGQLLLKLQSEMDRLTQYEARLQQFDSNWSVEPQLVELKSVLMRLAQETEATNNTQLTERAFDLLKDVLMELSEYQMILVDEDIGQADAVFVHLTNYVFWTQREAWLSYSLYRTPELKNQYLLSYVGALERQQQLLDSFFRSGTRSPEIRELLNAFSKDELQNSFTSRILEGDFSSPEIYDHLKGLELKKRAISKAIGAYTKQLQFDLTKNIALQKRQTLVMTLLILAASGVLLWLGIATSLRLNRNLSLILKGVTECADSYGKPKVIHIQGNDELAEFTEALNRVMERNYHHNKELIKAKEDAISANKAKSAFLANMSHEIRTPLNGIIGMAEILSQSQLSANQQEVLGDIESSSHSLLVLLNDILDLSKIESGNLMLSPHNADLREAVYDSVSVILSKAISKDIELDINIDSHTPPQLFFDEYRVRQVLTNLLSNAIKFTSKGTITTDIAYTPMSLGRGKLECSVSDSGIGIEPEKLESIFEPFTQEDGSITRQFGGTGLGLAICRQLVDLMGGYITARSVKGEGSTFTFCLYVDIVESQVQSFENLSSVTVVSNSFNYLDQLVKECERLNVRPNVVSSISDLDDNLKESDFILYCHTLHHSMEKDLAALKAVYPLSRVIVCQHHLFKTNLITETVHSTHTLPFLGRRFFNSLQSLDVGEEPTPQVEAKDEEVRSLNRRILIVEDNLMNQKIASFFLEQAGYEYLIASNGQEAVDVITQGAQFDAILMDCMMPVMDGITATRAIRQWECEQEATPLPIIALTASVLEEDIKDCFEAGMNAYLPKPYKSHQLYDLFSSLDIV
- a CDS encoding SMP domain-containing protein; the protein is MKTMTQRFQTLLSVSNFSLAITALLMLLSIIVAYPMADHFSLPIQIVAHISTILVAALLKISYVGRCLAQYNLGLEVR